TCCCAGGGGTTGCCGGTCGGACCGTAGGCGCTGTTCTCCGTGGAGGAGCCCATCGCGAACTCGTCCATGTTGGTCTTGCCGAGGATGACGACGTCGGCGGCCTTGAGGTTCTTGACCAGGGTCGCGTCGTACGGCGGGATCCAGCCCTCCAGCATCTTCGAACCGACGGTCGTCGGAATGCCGACCGTGGTGAAGATGTCCTTGAGGGCGAGCGGGACGCCGGCCAGCGGGCCGAGCTTCTCGCCGCGGGCGCGCTTCTCGTCGACGGCGCGCGCCTGCGCGAGGGCGCCCTCGCGGTCGACGTGCAGGAAGGCGTGGACCTTCTCGTCGACGGCCTCGATGCGGGCGAGGTGGGCCTCGGTGACCTGGACCGCGGTGAGCTCGCCGGCGGCGATCTTCCCGGCGATCTCGGCGGCCGTGAGCTTGATGATGATGTTGTCCGTCATGACGTGTTAGTCCTCCCCCAGGATCTGCGGCACCTTGAAACGCTGCTGCTCCTGGGCCGGGGCGCCGGAGAGCGCCTGCTCGGGGGTGAGCGACGGACGGACCTCGTCCGCGCGCATGACATTGGTCAGCGGCAGCGGGTGGGAGGTCGGCGGTACGTCTTGGTCGGCGACCTCGGAGACGCGGGCGACCGCGCCGATGATGTCGTCGAGCTGGCCGGCGAAGTGATCGAGTTCTTCGCCCTTCAGCTCCAGACGCGCCAGCCGTGCGAGGTGGGCGACCTCCTCGCGCGTGATGCCAGGCATGCGGATCCTCACGGGGTGAGCTTGATGGTGTTGGCCCATCCTATGGGGCCGGTGCCACTCCCCGTGAAACGGTCGGGCCGGGGCGCGACACCCTCTACTGGACGACCTGGCCGGAGGGATGGTCGACGTCGACCTCGGCGGCGAGTTCGGCGGCGATGTCGACGGGGCGGCGCCAGCCGCGCTCGCCGCGGGCCAGCAGCCAGGCGGTCGCCTCGGCGGGCGGCATCGCGGCGGCGACCAGCCAGCCCTGGACGGCGTCGCAGCCCAGGTCGCGGAGGCGCTCCCAGGTCTCGTCGTCCTCCACGCCCTCGGCGACGACGAGGAGGCCGAGCGAGTGGGCGAGGTCGAGGGTGCAGCGGACGATCTCGGCGTCCTCGGTGTCGACGGCGAGCCGGGCGACGAAAGAGCGGTCGATCTTCAGTTCGCTGACGGGCAGCCGGCGCAGATGGACGAGGGAGGAGTAGCCGGTGCCGAAGTCGTCGAGGGACATCTTGACGCCGTGGCCGGTGAGGCCGTTGAGGGTATCGGCGGCCCGCTGGGGGTCCTCCAGGAGCACGTGCTCCGTTATCTCCAGCTGGAGGGCGCCGGCCGGGACGCCGTGGCGGGCGAGGCGGGCGGCGACGGCGCCCGCGAAGCCGGGGGTGTGGACGTCGCGCGGCGAGACGTTGACCGCGACCGGGACGTTGAGGCCCTGGGCGCGCCAGCGGGCGACCTGGGCGAGGGCGGTCTCCAGGACGTACTCGGTGAGGTGGGGCATCAGGCCGGAGGACTCGGCGATGGCGATGAACTCGTCCGG
The sequence above is a segment of the Streptomyces sp. NBC_01255 genome. Coding sequences within it:
- the gatC gene encoding Asp-tRNA(Asn)/Glu-tRNA(Gln) amidotransferase subunit GatC, whose translation is MPGITREEVAHLARLARLELKGEELDHFAGQLDDIIGAVARVSEVADQDVPPTSHPLPLTNVMRADEVRPSLTPEQALSGAPAQEQQRFKVPQILGED